The following coding sequences lie in one Frigoribacterium sp. SL97 genomic window:
- a CDS encoding right-handed parallel beta-helix repeat-containing protein, which translates to MASASVATRLRTRTRAPSASATPGPTAENLVIQDNAMIGLNLENNGGTLSRLTVERSGMLGVGTNASYDLSITDSVIRQNNWQRFKEAPVSGGIKITRSRGVTVSNNDISRNYSSGLWLDESVYDSKVIGNTVEGNEWTGIQLELSSKAVVAGNTITGGKAGLQLMDTDDVRVYNNSIGGFSQYGIKVTQDERRQATAPTGQDRRRPIPDPTMTWVTGKITIANNAFGSGGYYQVFVLDSKTHRSADSMGITVTGNAFNQRRTTAQATLVGWGAGDNKTVTRLDSVAALSAKNGSWRNVETSGVLDLGGMGSLLASSLGIVSTLPADVAALLGQPGTARRIGAF; encoded by the coding sequence GTGGCATCGGCATCCGTCGCTACGCGACTCCGAACTCGGACAAGGGCGCCATCCGCTTCGGCAACACCGGGGCCCACGGCCGAGAACCTGGTCATCCAGGACAACGCCATGATCGGTCTCAACCTCGAGAACAACGGAGGCACCCTGTCCAGGCTGACCGTCGAGCGCAGCGGCATGCTGGGCGTCGGGACCAACGCCTCGTACGACCTGTCGATCACCGATTCGGTGATCCGTCAGAACAACTGGCAGCGCTTCAAGGAGGCGCCGGTCTCGGGCGGCATCAAGATCACCCGCTCACGCGGCGTGACCGTGTCGAACAACGACATCAGCCGCAACTACAGCTCGGGTCTCTGGCTCGACGAGTCCGTCTACGACAGCAAGGTCATCGGCAACACGGTCGAGGGCAACGAGTGGACGGGCATCCAGCTCGAGCTCTCGAGCAAGGCCGTCGTGGCGGGCAACACGATCACCGGTGGCAAGGCCGGGCTGCAGCTGATGGACACGGACGACGTCCGCGTCTACAACAACTCGATCGGCGGCTTCAGCCAGTACGGCATCAAGGTCACGCAGGACGAACGTCGGCAAGCGACGGCGCCCACCGGGCAGGACCGTCGACGCCCGATCCCCGACCCGACCATGACCTGGGTCACCGGCAAGATCACGATCGCCAACAACGCCTTCGGCAGCGGGGGTTACTACCAGGTGTTCGTCCTCGACAGCAAGACCCACCGGTCGGCCGACTCCATGGGCATCACGGTGACGGGCAACGCCTTCAACCAGCGACGCACCACGGCGCAGGCGACGCTCGTCGGCTGGGGGGCCGGGGACAACAAGACCGTGACCCGTCTCGACTCGGTCGCCGCCCTGTCGGCCAAGAACGGATCGTGGCGCAACGTCGAGACGTCCGGGGTGCTCGACCTCGGCGGCATGGGCAGCCTGCTCGCCTCGTCGCTCGGCATCGTGTCCACCCTGCCGGCGGACGTCGCGGCGCTCCTCGGGCAACCCGGGACCGCCCGCCGCATCGGCGCTTTCTGA
- the tsaB gene encoding tRNA (adenosine(37)-N6)-threonylcarbamoyltransferase complex dimerization subunit type 1 TsaB yields MILAIDTSAGSSVAVVDRDGGVLAEHTVADTRRHAEVIGRLIADALREAGVTPSELSAVVAGRGPGPFTGLRVGIAAARAFAFGAGVPCLSVGSHDAVAFERLSAAAGRSVGTAGGSVDSPLVVVTDARRREVAHSSWSGLDDDGLPVLVAGPALVRPADLDEATGASSSWPRTDPDATTVSAAALGMLAERLFEHGRAFAAAEPLYLREPDVTPSAGPKPVTQ; encoded by the coding sequence GTGATCCTGGCCATCGACACCTCCGCCGGCTCGTCCGTCGCCGTCGTCGACCGCGACGGCGGCGTCCTCGCCGAGCACACGGTCGCCGACACCCGGCGACACGCCGAGGTGATCGGCCGTCTGATCGCCGACGCCCTGCGCGAGGCCGGCGTGACCCCGTCCGAGCTCTCGGCCGTGGTGGCCGGTCGGGGCCCGGGCCCCTTCACCGGCCTGCGCGTCGGCATCGCCGCCGCCCGGGCCTTCGCCTTCGGTGCCGGGGTGCCGTGCCTCTCGGTCGGCAGCCACGACGCCGTCGCGTTCGAACGGCTCTCGGCGGCGGCGGGCCGTTCCGTCGGCACCGCCGGCGGGTCCGTCGACTCGCCGCTCGTCGTCGTCACGGACGCCCGTCGCCGCGAGGTGGCACACAGCTCGTGGTCGGGGCTCGACGACGACGGCCTGCCCGTGCTGGTGGCCGGCCCCGCCCTCGTGAGGCCGGCCGACCTCGACGAGGCGACCGGCGCCTCCTCGTCCTGGCCGCGCACCGACCCCGACGCGACGACGGTCTCGGCGGCCGCGCTGGGCATGCTGGCCGAGCGGCTCTTCGAGCACGGCCGCGCGTTCGCCGCCGCCGAGCCGCTGTACCTGCGCGAACCCGACGTCACCCCGTCGGCCGGCCCGAAGCCGGTCACGCAGTGA
- the rimI gene encoding ribosomal protein S18-alanine N-acetyltransferase, giving the protein MSVLLRTATLDDLDGIMAIETSTFLTDAWSRASMTHELTAPGGRYLLATAEGDDTTVIGYAGMLALKGAPEADIQTIAVLAEHQGRGLGRAMLTQLLTEARHGGVREVFLEVRADNPGAQHLYETLGFERIAVRARYYMPDGVDAVVMRLRVPPAVTETTAGPLEPIDDVPLDEQDVRP; this is encoded by the coding sequence GTGAGCGTCCTGCTGCGCACGGCCACCCTCGACGACCTCGACGGCATCATGGCCATCGAGACGTCGACCTTCCTCACCGACGCCTGGTCGCGGGCGAGCATGACGCACGAGCTCACCGCCCCGGGCGGTCGCTATCTGCTCGCCACAGCCGAGGGGGACGACACCACCGTCATCGGTTACGCGGGCATGCTGGCACTGAAGGGGGCCCCCGAGGCCGACATCCAGACCATCGCCGTCCTCGCGGAGCACCAGGGGCGCGGGCTCGGGCGGGCGATGCTGACCCAGCTGCTCACCGAGGCTCGTCACGGCGGGGTGCGCGAGGTGTTCCTCGAGGTGCGGGCCGACAACCCCGGGGCGCAGCACCTCTACGAGACGCTCGGCTTCGAGCGCATCGCCGTCCGTGCCCGGTACTACATGCCCGACGGGGTCGACGCCGTCGTCATGCGACTGCGCGTCCCGCCGGCCGTCACCGAGACCACCGCGGGCCCCCTCGAGCCGATCGACGACGTGCCCCTCGACGAACAGGACGTCCGCCCGTGA
- the tsaD gene encoding tRNA (adenosine(37)-N6)-threonylcarbamoyltransferase complex transferase subunit TsaD — MLGIETSCDETGIGIVRGRTLLANVISSSMDEHARYGGVVPEVAARAHLEALEPALAAALAEAGVTTAELDAIAVTSGPGLAGALMVGVGAAKALALATGKPLYAVNHLVGHVGADVLRADGSELELPTIALLVSGGHTSLLHVRDLVDDVELLGETIDDAAGEAFDKVARLLGLPYPGGPQIDRVAEGGDPRAVRFPRGLTLPKGLAKHRYDFSFSGLKTAVARWVEQRRSEGGAVPVADVAASFREAVADVLLTKALAACADRGVPRLLLGGGVVANARVRELAAERCAAAGVELRVPPLSLCTDNGAMIAALGAELVSRGRAPSPLDFGADSTLPVTTVQAV; from the coding sequence GTGCTCGGCATCGAGACCAGCTGCGACGAGACCGGCATCGGCATCGTCCGCGGACGCACCCTCCTCGCCAACGTCATCTCGTCGTCGATGGACGAGCACGCCCGCTACGGCGGCGTCGTGCCCGAGGTCGCCGCGCGCGCGCACCTCGAGGCACTCGAGCCCGCCCTCGCCGCGGCGCTCGCCGAGGCCGGCGTGACGACGGCCGAGCTCGACGCGATCGCCGTGACGAGCGGACCCGGGCTCGCCGGGGCGCTCATGGTCGGCGTCGGTGCCGCCAAGGCCCTCGCCCTGGCGACGGGCAAGCCCCTCTACGCCGTGAACCACCTCGTCGGCCACGTCGGGGCGGACGTGCTCCGCGCCGACGGCAGCGAGCTCGAGTTGCCGACCATCGCGCTGCTCGTCTCGGGCGGTCACACCTCGTTGTTGCACGTGCGCGACCTCGTCGACGACGTCGAACTGCTCGGCGAGACGATCGACGACGCCGCGGGTGAAGCGTTCGACAAGGTGGCCCGCCTGCTCGGCCTGCCCTACCCCGGCGGGCCGCAGATCGACCGCGTCGCCGAAGGCGGCGACCCGAGGGCCGTCCGCTTCCCGCGCGGGTTGACCCTCCCGAAGGGCCTCGCGAAGCACCGGTACGACTTCTCGTTCTCGGGGCTCAAGACGGCCGTCGCCCGGTGGGTCGAACAGCGTCGCAGCGAAGGAGGCGCGGTGCCCGTCGCCGACGTCGCCGCCAGCTTCCGCGAGGCCGTCGCCGACGTCCTGCTCACCAAGGCCCTCGCGGCCTGCGCCGACCGGGGCGTCCCCCGCCTGCTGCTCGGCGGGGGAGTCGTCGCCAACGCCCGCGTGCGCGAGCTCGCGGCCGAACGCTGTGCGGCGGCCGGGGTCGAGCTGCGCGTGCCGCCCCTCTCGCTCTGCACCGACAACGGCGCCATGATCGCGGCACTCGGTGCCGAGCTCGTGTCGCGGGGTCGGGCGCCCTCGCCTCTCGACTTCGGGGCCGACTCGACGCTGCCCGTGACGACGGTCCAGGCCGTCTGA
- a CDS encoding DUF4190 domain-containing protein, which yields MTDQNPTPHGQPSPQNPYQGQQPAYPGQPSGGQPSYQGQNARPGQRNTLALVSMILGIAGFVTSITAIGAIVTGHMALSQIKKRGEEGRGMALTGLILGYVVVALTILTIILLFVVFGAIASNPDLYDGSYNS from the coding sequence ATGACCGACCAGAACCCCACGCCCCACGGCCAGCCCTCGCCGCAGAACCCCTACCAGGGCCAGCAGCCGGCCTACCCGGGGCAGCCCTCCGGTGGTCAGCCCTCTTACCAGGGGCAGAACGCTCGTCCCGGTCAGCGCAACACCCTCGCCCTCGTGTCGATGATCCTCGGCATCGCGGGCTTCGTGACCTCGATCACGGCCATCGGTGCCATCGTCACCGGCCACATGGCGTTGAGCCAGATCAAGAAGCGGGGCGAAGAGGGCCGGGGGATGGCCCTGACGGGGCTCATCCTCGGCTACGTCGTCGTGGCGCTGACGATCCTAACGATCATCCTGCTCTTCGTCGTCTTCGGTGCGATCGCCAGCAACCCCGACCTCTACGACGGCAGCTACAACTCCTGA
- a CDS encoding DUF4190 domain-containing protein — translation MATDDTTPEKPSSAPTAPSAPTPPAAPTAPPMRPTEGGDAATASPPLPPTAFPGAASQQPSSQPPASSPYAGAGVPPTGSAPYGAPQGAPAPQSRPGQVPPGAPQPPRPPYGQPGAQPPAGYGQQGYGQQAQNRPQGYGQQPGYGQQPGHGQQPEYGQQSQGQRPGYGQPQGQPSGQGQPEGYGQHPQGQQPSGQSGAPYGQQSFGQQGQPVGQYGQQPYGQQPYGQQGQPGGAYGQQAYGSPYPPYASAGAAQPPRLLSLLAMIGSIAGLVLAPVTFGLSIVASIAGIVLGHLGMSRERPARGFWLTGLIVGYAGVVLIVIGWIAFGLFIAGFSSGSDYYGGY, via the coding sequence ATGGCCACCGACGACACCACCCCCGAGAAGCCGTCCTCGGCGCCGACCGCGCCCTCGGCTCCGACGCCGCCCGCGGCACCCACCGCGCCCCCGATGCGCCCGACCGAGGGGGGCGACGCGGCCACCGCCTCACCGCCGCTGCCTCCCACCGCCTTCCCGGGAGCCGCGTCGCAGCAGCCGTCGTCCCAGCCGCCCGCGTCGTCGCCCTACGCCGGGGCCGGCGTGCCGCCGACGGGGTCGGCGCCGTACGGGGCACCCCAGGGCGCCCCGGCGCCGCAGTCCCGTCCGGGTCAGGTCCCGCCGGGTGCTCCTCAGCCGCCCCGGCCGCCCTACGGCCAGCCGGGTGCACAGCCGCCGGCGGGGTACGGGCAGCAGGGCTACGGGCAGCAGGCGCAGAACCGGCCGCAGGGCTACGGGCAGCAGCCCGGGTACGGCCAGCAGCCGGGTCATGGCCAGCAGCCTGAGTACGGCCAGCAGTCTCAGGGTCAGCGACCTGGCTACGGGCAGCCACAGGGGCAGCCCTCGGGCCAAGGCCAGCCTGAGGGCTACGGCCAACACCCCCAGGGGCAGCAGCCCTCCGGGCAGTCCGGTGCGCCGTACGGTCAGCAGTCGTTCGGCCAGCAGGGTCAGCCCGTCGGACAGTACGGTCAGCAGCCCTACGGCCAGCAGCCGTATGGCCAGCAGGGCCAGCCCGGCGGAGCGTACGGCCAGCAGGCCTACGGCTCGCCCTACCCGCCGTACGCCTCGGCCGGCGCCGCACAGCCCCCGCGCCTCCTCAGCCTCCTGGCGATGATCGGCTCGATCGCCGGTCTCGTGCTCGCGCCCGTCACCTTCGGGCTCTCGATCGTGGCGTCCATCGCGGGCATCGTGCTCGGGCACCTGGGCATGTCGCGTGAGCGTCCCGCGAGGGGGTTCTGGCTCACCGGGCTCATCGTCGGCTACGCCGGCGTCGTGCTCATCGTGATCGGCTGGATCGCCTTCGGCCTCTTCATCGCCGGCTTCTCGTCGGGTTCCGACTACTACGGCGGGTACTGA